Genomic segment of Malania oleifera isolate guangnan ecotype guangnan chromosome 7, ASM2987363v1, whole genome shotgun sequence:
CCTCCAAACACTCCGGAGGCTTTATCCGCACATATTGCGTCTATCTTGCAAAATTTTTCTGACCCTGGTTCCATTCCGCTAGTTCGCCAAGTTCATGCCCAGGTCATTGTGAATGGAATTGGCAACGTTGGATTTCTGGGTTCAAAGATTCTGGGCGTTTATGTTCTTTGCGGCAGCTTCATGGATGCTAGAAACACGTTCTTTCAGCTTGATTTGCGGTATGCGTCGCCGTGGAATTGGATGATTAGAGCGTTTACCATGACGTGTTGTTTTGATTTTGCTTTGCTTTTTTACTTCAAGATGTTGGGGTGTGGAACTTCTCCAGACAAGTATACTTTTCCTTACGTTATTAAGGCTTGCGGTGGTTTGAATGATCTAAGTTTGGGGAAGTTAATTCACAACAGCATTCGTTTGATGGGTTTTGAGATTGATGTATTTGTTGGTAGTTCTCTGATCAATTTCTATGCAAACAATGGTTGCATTGATGATGCACGTTTGTTGTTCGACAAAATGCCTTACAGAGATTGTGCTTTGTGGAACGTGATGCTCAGTGGTTATGTGAAAGGTGGAGACACATATAATTCTTTATGGCTGTTTAGGGAAATGAGGAACGGTGAAACTAAGCCCAATTCAGTTACATATGCCAGTATGCTTTCTGTCTGTGCGTCCCAGGGAATGATTAATTTAGGTTCTCAGCTACATGGGCTTGTAAATATATGTGGACTGGAAATGGATTCTCTAGTGGCCAACTCACTATTGTCTATGTATGCAAAGGGCCGAAACTTGTCTGATGCACGTAAATTATTTGACACTATGCACAAAACTGACTTGGTCACTTGGAATGGGATTATTGCTGGTTATGTCCAGAATGGGCTTATGGATGACGCTGCACAAATGTTTGATGAGATGATATCTTCTGGCATTAAACCTGACCTAATTACATTTGCAAGTTTCCTCCCATCTGTAACCGAATCAGCAAGTTTGAAACAAGGCAAGGAAATTCATGGTTATGTTGTAAGACATGGCATGCCTTTGGATGTGTTTTTGAAAAGTGCTCTTATTGATGTATACTTTAAGTGTAGGAATGTGGAGATGGCACGCAATATTTTCAACCAAAGCACTGCAATAGATATTGTGGTTTGCACAGCTATGATTTCAGGGTATGTGCTCAATGGAATGAATGGTGATGCTTTAGAAATTTTTCAGTTGTTGCTTAAGGAGCAAATGAGACCCAATTCAGTAACACTGGCAAGTGTTCTGCCGGCTTGTGCTGGTTTGGCTGCTCTTAAATTGGGGAAGGAATTACACTGTAACATACTCAAGAATGGGCAGGACAAAGGATGTTATGTGGGTAGTGCAATTACAGACATGTATGCAAAATGTGGAAGATTGGATCTTGCCCATAAATATTTTGTAAGAATGCCTGAAAAAGATGCTATTTGTTGGAACTCAATGATCACAAGTTGTGCACAGAATGGCAAACCAGAAGAAGCCATTGATCTTTTCCACCAAATGGGGATGGAAGGAGCCAGCTATGACTGTGTTAGCATATCAGCTGCTCTTTCTGCTTGTGCAAATTTAGCAGCACTCCGTTATGGGAAAGAGATCCATGGTTTCATGATGGGAGGTGCTTTCAGCTTAGATCTTTATGCTGAGAGTGCACTAATAGACATGTATGCTAAATGTGGAAAATTGGATTTTGCTCACCGTGTATTTAACATGATGCAAGGGAAAAGTGAAGTTTCATGGAATACCATTATTGCTGCTTATGGGAGCCATGGGTGCCTTAGAAACTCTATTGATCTGTTCCATGAAATGGTAGCAGAAGGAATTCAACCAGACCATGTTACCTTCCTTGCCATAATGTCTGCCTGTGCTCACGCTGGCCAAGTTGATGAAGGAATTTGCTACTTCCAACGCATGACCCAAGAGTATGGGATAACAGCTAGAATGGAGCATTATGCGTGCATGGTTGATTTGTTTGGGCGTGCTGGTTGTTTGTGTGAAGCAGTGGAAGTCATAAAGAGTATGCCTTTTAATCCAGATGCTGGTATCTGGGGAACATTGCTTGGAGCTTGTCGAATACATGGAAATGTTGAGCTAGCTGAATTTGCTTCAGGATATCTATTTGATTTAGATCCACAAAATTCTGGCTACTACATGTTATTAGCCAATGTTCATGCTGATGCAGGGCAGTGGCACAGTGTTTGCAAGATACGAAGCATGATGAAAGAAAGAAGAGTGCAGAAGGTACCCGGTTACAGTTGGATTGAAGTCAACAATATCACCCATATGTTTGTTGCTGCTGATGATAGTCACCCACGATCTGCTCAGATATATTTACTGCTGAATAATCTTCTCCAAGAGCTCAGAAAATATGGTTATAATGCACCCAGAGACAATGGAATAATATCGACCCAAAAGAGGATACACATATCTTAATAAAGAATATAACCAGGAAAATGGTAAGTCAGGGCACTCTTATCTTTTTTTAAGTCTGCCCTCCAacctaggttttttttttttttttttttaaattgatagGCTGCATCTTGTGTTTTCCACAACTGATAAGTATCTAATGGGATGAGATCTGTGATCAAATGCATTCAGATTTTGTAATCAATTCAGTAGTAGCAGAGAAAAGAACATAGATATTACCTTTTTTATCGAAAAGAAAATTTTCTAGAAAGACTTGAGGCTTCGGCAATCTTGTCAATAGGTGCAGCAAGTTGAAATTGTATGTATTTTTGTGATCTCTTGTCGTTCTAGCATATCAACAGTAAAATAAGATCCTGCTATTATGGTGTTTAAGAGGTCAGgcaatatatgtgtgtgtgtgtgtgtgtgtgtgtgtgcatgtatctAAGCGGATACTCATTCCCTAAGCAGTTATATTGACCCTTTTATATTATGTTTCGTTCTTGGAATGGCTGGTCATAGGAAAAGGGCGGAATGATGGGAATGTAAGTAGAAATTGTATGATGATATAATGGTTTAGAAAAAAACAGAAAATACAAAATTGTGTGTTATTGCATCCAACACAGGAAGACAGTTACTGTAGACCAAGAGCGATTTATCCTTGACTTGGGTTATGATTTCTGTAAGTTTTCTATTGATCTTCATCTGCCATAGTTATATCTGGTGATCTTACGTCTCTGGGTGATGCTGCCATCTAGTTTGAACCATTCGCAACCCACAGTACAACAAAATGCCATTTTTTCTTGGCAGAAAGGAATATAAAGAACTGCAGAAGAAATATTGAGAAGATAGTTGTGGTGCTTATTGTTTATGGAACTTCATGTGATTCGTTTTAGGCTTCTTTATTTGAAGTTCCTTTACGGATACCATCATCCTGTGTAATATgtctttatttttaataaaatttattaaagatTTGCATTTTTTGTATTacgtaattattattattattattttcctatttcTGCCTCTCAATGTCATTTTTGGGCAATTGGAAGACGTCACAACCCATGGTACTACGCTATATCTACAGATTAGGGTGCTTTATATCAATGTTTTAGAAGGCGAAGACGTAAGGCAAGACGTTTTAACCCTTAAGAAGCAAGAcataagccttaaggcgttggaGCATAAgccttttataaatttatttttaagataaaaatatgtaaataaattttatagattttaaaaataaggaaaaattaagaaagtcacaAATATaatgttagaaaaaaaaattatatacttcGCAAACATCTTGTTggtcattcaaaaattgctaacttgaatataTGACATAAATCATGAAAATAGATAAATATACTATCATAAAGTTCATACTATTTTCATGATTtaagatacaactctcaattattttggaaagattgaggtccaagagttttagaaattaactcgtattatgacattcctttcaTGCAAACATGTAGTTCAAATTTTTTGACCAATTcttacttgagaatcacacactcAGAATGCATAAGTctcaactaaaaaggcacaaaagattgccctttataaaaatatgtaatCCTCATATGTAAAGTATTAGTCTTTTTGAAATTTAGTACTTTAGATTGAGTTTTAAGGCATTTTAAATTGAGCTTGGAGGCATTTTTGACATGTCATGCCTTGAGATGAGCCTCAAGGCAGGCCTtgtgccttttaaaacattgctttATATAAATTGAATTTCTTTCCTTTGCATTTAACACAGAAATGAGAATACACTTTTACCCATGCGTGGTAAAGTAGTCTATGGTGACCAAAATATATTCATGCCCATTAGACGCCTCCTTTCCTATGCATAACAAATGGATTCCTTCTTATCCCCTTACATATTAATTCTCCCACAAATAATCTATCGCTTAgtgtcacgagttaagcttgttcagggcattatgcttgcctatgaccgcttatctcgtgtgcttggcatgggtttccatcatgtaaatactagtgtagattttctgctagtagtgtctttgtatgccaaataaggcagtatgactccttagtcactttgatgtttcttagtgtTAGAGTGGGAAt
This window contains:
- the LOC131159786 gene encoding pentatricopeptide repeat-containing protein At4g21300; translation: MRYHKNLHSICKRFTGITTLQLISSHTTCKNLESVVFPPNTPEALSAHIASILQNFSDPGSIPLVRQVHAQVIVNGIGNVGFLGSKILGVYVLCGSFMDARNTFFQLDLRYASPWNWMIRAFTMTCCFDFALLFYFKMLGCGTSPDKYTFPYVIKACGGLNDLSLGKLIHNSIRLMGFEIDVFVGSSLINFYANNGCIDDARLLFDKMPYRDCALWNVMLSGYVKGGDTYNSLWLFREMRNGETKPNSVTYASMLSVCASQGMINLGSQLHGLVNICGLEMDSLVANSLLSMYAKGRNLSDARKLFDTMHKTDLVTWNGIIAGYVQNGLMDDAAQMFDEMISSGIKPDLITFASFLPSVTESASLKQGKEIHGYVVRHGMPLDVFLKSALIDVYFKCRNVEMARNIFNQSTAIDIVVCTAMISGYVLNGMNGDALEIFQLLLKEQMRPNSVTLASVLPACAGLAALKLGKELHCNILKNGQDKGCYVGSAITDMYAKCGRLDLAHKYFVRMPEKDAICWNSMITSCAQNGKPEEAIDLFHQMGMEGASYDCVSISAALSACANLAALRYGKEIHGFMMGGAFSLDLYAESALIDMYAKCGKLDFAHRVFNMMQGKSEVSWNTIIAAYGSHGCLRNSIDLFHEMVAEGIQPDHVTFLAIMSACAHAGQVDEGICYFQRMTQEYGITARMEHYACMVDLFGRAGCLCEAVEVIKSMPFNPDAGIWGTLLGACRIHGNVELAEFASGYLFDLDPQNSGYYMLLANVHADAGQWHSVCKIRSMMKERRVQKVPGYSWIEVNNITHMFVAADDSHPRSAQIYLLLNNLLQELRKYGYNAPRDNGIISTQKRIHIS